In Alkalilimnicola sp. S0819, one genomic interval encodes:
- the tssL gene encoding type VI secretion system protein TssL, long form, producing MAADDDKTRLRGVAEEPTLIRPRPLPEDPAEDEPPDDATVFRPMAAPAPGYTPARIARFPQGGLLEEAAELLQIAADLAQTRAEPALDALHADLLGRLRGFRRRAEATAEAPWVAERAAYLLGAFLDETVLNTPWGERSDWSRRSLLRLCHGETWGGERVFDDIARAREASAQGRAYLQLAYRCLALGFQGKYRVRERGRAELDALRDALYRELRGAAPADGKAAEQPTAAAGAHARRLGFKAVLTLSALILGLIVATTYGFLRMDLGRESGRLQARLAALVPPPAKAELPDGSASAPTQPPGLALLRRQLAPEIARGVLAVEPLGEGVAVVLRAPELFGSASAELAPAYYPVLDKLGHALAAVPGQVVVAGHTDNQAIRSTRYPSNWHLSLARAAAVANYLGREAQLAGRLLPEGRADTQPVADNQSREGRARNRRVTLELTPWKKALIDGPGGKPGRARTPR from the coding sequence ATGGCCGCAGATGATGACAAGACCCGGCTGCGCGGCGTCGCGGAAGAGCCCACCCTGATCCGCCCGCGGCCCTTGCCCGAAGACCCGGCCGAAGACGAGCCGCCGGACGACGCTACCGTGTTCCGGCCCATGGCCGCCCCGGCGCCCGGCTATACCCCGGCGCGGATCGCCCGCTTTCCCCAGGGCGGGCTACTGGAAGAGGCCGCGGAACTGCTGCAGATCGCGGCGGATTTGGCCCAGACCCGCGCGGAGCCGGCGCTGGACGCCCTGCATGCCGATCTGCTCGGCCGGCTGCGCGGTTTTCGGCGCCGGGCCGAAGCGACGGCGGAGGCCCCCTGGGTGGCCGAGCGCGCCGCCTATCTGCTGGGCGCCTTCCTGGACGAGACCGTCCTCAACACTCCCTGGGGCGAGCGCAGCGACTGGAGTCGACGCAGCCTCCTGCGTCTGTGTCATGGCGAGACCTGGGGCGGTGAGCGGGTGTTCGATGACATCGCCCGGGCCCGGGAAGCGTCGGCGCAGGGCCGCGCCTATCTGCAGCTGGCCTATCGCTGTCTGGCCCTGGGCTTCCAGGGCAAGTATCGGGTGCGGGAGCGAGGACGTGCCGAGCTGGACGCCCTGCGCGACGCCTTGTACCGCGAGCTGCGCGGCGCGGCGCCGGCCGATGGGAAAGCCGCCGAGCAGCCCACCGCCGCGGCCGGCGCCCACGCGCGCCGGCTCGGCTTCAAGGCCGTGCTGACGCTGAGTGCGCTGATCCTGGGTTTGATCGTCGCTACCACCTACGGCTTCTTGCGCATGGACCTTGGTCGTGAGAGCGGCCGTCTGCAGGCGCGTCTCGCGGCCCTGGTGCCGCCCCCGGCGAAGGCCGAGCTGCCCGATGGGTCCGCCTCGGCGCCCACTCAGCCGCCAGGCTTGGCGTTGCTACGCCGTCAGCTTGCGCCGGAAATCGCCCGCGGCGTGCTGGCCGTGGAGCCGCTGGGCGAAGGGGTCGCGGTGGTGCTGCGTGCGCCGGAGTTGTTCGGTTCCGCCAGCGCGGAGCTGGCCCCGGCCTACTACCCCGTGCTCGACAAGCTCGGCCATGCCCTGGCGGCGGTGCCTGGGCAGGTGGTGGTGGCGGGGCACACCGACAACCAGGCCATACGCAGCACCCGATATCCCTCCAACTGGCACCTTTCGCTGGCGCGGGCCGCGGCGGTGGCCAATTACCTGGGGCGCGAGGCCCAGCTGGCCGGCCGCCTGCTCCCCGAGGGGCGGGCCGACACCCAGCCGGTGGCCGACAACCAAAGCCGGGAAGGCCGGGCGCGCAATCGTCGGGTGACCCTGGAACTGACCCCTTGGAAGAAAGCACTCATCGATGGCCCTGGCGGGAAGCCTGGCCGGGCGCGGACGCCCCGGTGA
- the tssK gene encoding type VI secretion system baseplate subunit TssK — protein sequence MLNNKIAWLESQYLFPHHFQQQERYIEHRIEQRAGAIRAEVYGLRRLGIDSGALAEGRFALRQASGLMPDGTPFEMPAEDPLPPPLRVPEHTRERTVYLAMPVYQAGNGWLAREETAQGIARYRLGLLDVYDYSGETREPEAVETAVLSPRLLLEGEDLGGYTLLPLARIRELTPEGAVVLERRFIPPCLDIACSQRLRLWLEELIGLLRQRGEALAARFAQPGKSGGSSAIADFLLLQLINRAEPRLRHLQQRPLLHPEVLYRELTGLSGELATFTTAAKRPLAQAAYRHQALEASFAPLIEQLGRQLSAVLEQTAVALPLEERQYGLRVAPLADRGLLKQARFVLAARADLATEQLREQLGPLIKAGAVENIRELVNNQLPGITLNPLPVVPREIPYHAGFVYFELDSRCEPWQALRQSGGFAFHIAGEFPGLELEFWAIRA from the coding sequence ATGCTCAACAACAAGATCGCCTGGCTGGAGAGCCAGTACCTGTTCCCCCATCACTTCCAGCAGCAGGAGCGCTACATCGAGCACCGCATCGAGCAGCGCGCCGGCGCGATCCGCGCCGAAGTGTACGGTCTGCGCCGCTTGGGTATCGACAGTGGTGCCCTGGCCGAAGGGCGCTTCGCGTTGCGGCAGGCTTCGGGCCTGATGCCCGACGGAACCCCCTTCGAGATGCCCGCCGAGGACCCGCTGCCCCCGCCCCTGCGGGTGCCGGAGCATACCCGCGAGCGCACCGTGTACCTGGCGATGCCGGTCTACCAGGCGGGCAATGGCTGGCTGGCCCGGGAAGAAACCGCCCAGGGCATCGCCCGCTACCGCCTGGGCCTGCTAGATGTCTATGACTACAGCGGCGAGACTCGCGAGCCGGAGGCCGTGGAAACCGCCGTGCTCAGCCCCCGCTTGCTGCTGGAGGGCGAGGATCTGGGTGGATACACCCTGTTGCCCCTGGCCCGGATACGGGAGCTTACCCCCGAAGGGGCGGTGGTGCTGGAGCGGCGGTTCATCCCGCCCTGTCTGGACATCGCCTGCAGCCAGCGCCTTCGCCTGTGGCTGGAGGAGTTGATTGGCCTGTTGCGCCAGCGCGGCGAGGCGCTGGCGGCCCGCTTCGCCCAACCCGGCAAGAGCGGCGGCAGCTCGGCAATTGCCGACTTTCTGCTGCTGCAGCTGATCAACCGGGCAGAACCCCGCCTGCGCCACCTGCAGCAACGCCCGCTACTGCACCCGGAGGTGCTGTACCGGGAATTGACGGGCCTGAGCGGGGAGCTGGCCACTTTCACCACCGCCGCCAAGCGCCCGCTGGCGCAGGCGGCCTACCGGCACCAGGCGCTGGAGGCGAGCTTCGCGCCATTGATCGAGCAGCTGGGCCGCCAGCTCAGCGCCGTGCTGGAGCAGACCGCCGTGGCCCTGCCCCTGGAAGAGCGCCAGTACGGCCTGCGGGTCGCGCCCCTGGCCGATCGCGGCCTGCTCAAGCAAGCCCGTTTCGTACTCGCGGCACGGGCCGATTTGGCCACCGAGCAGCTGCGCGAGCAGCTGGGCCCGCTGATCAAGGCCGGCGCGGTGGAGAACATCCGCGAGCTGGTGAACAACCAGCTGCCGGGCATCACCCTCAACCCCCTGCCGGTGGTGCCGCGCGAGATCCCCTATCACGCCGGCTTCGTCTACTTCGAGCTGGACAGCCGCTGCGAGCCTTGGCAGGCCCTGCGCCAGTCCGGCGGTTTCGCCTTCCACATCGCCGGGGAGTTCCCGGGGCTGGAGCTGGAATTCTGGGCCATTCGCGCCTGA
- the tssJ gene encoding type VI secretion system lipoprotein TssJ: MPLRVIASLMLGILLSACAANRAVLTPYERLKLQASTALNPDVEQVPSPLSLRVYQLSERTSFDNLDFDAAWDHAPRLLGEQLRAARERTLQPGETLHEKLELDPRTRHIALVAAYRDIAGSRWRLVYDVNPHWYQSHRVVLKADGLMLAED; encoded by the coding sequence GTGCCTTTACGCGTGATCGCAAGTCTGATGCTCGGCATCCTGCTGAGTGCCTGCGCGGCCAACCGGGCCGTGCTGACCCCCTACGAGCGCCTAAAGCTGCAGGCGAGTACCGCGCTGAACCCGGATGTGGAACAGGTACCGTCACCCCTGAGCCTGCGCGTTTACCAGCTCAGCGAGCGCACCAGCTTCGACAATCTGGATTTCGACGCCGCCTGGGACCATGCTCCCAGGCTGCTGGGAGAGCAGCTGCGCGCCGCGCGCGAGCGCACCCTGCAGCCGGGCGAGACCCTGCACGAGAAGCTGGAGCTCGACCCCCGCACCCGCCACATCGCCCTGGTCGCGGCCTATCGCGATATAGCCGGCTCCCGCTGGCGACTGGTCTACGACGTGAACCCCCACTGGTATCAGAGTCACCGGGTGGTGTTGAAAGCCGACGGCCTGATGCTGGCCGAAGACTGA
- a CDS encoding FHA domain-containing protein has translation MQIKLSLTGASASISGAPENNHVFDERGGVIGREPGFGWTLPCARKLVSRKHAVVSLEADTFYLYDGSTNGVFHNGAAQPIGTGGRVALAVGDELRIGEYTIAVESAETAAEALAESAPGPGSEPLPPPAPSPTPTEQALAPEAFAAEPAPDPDSRREAASGPFRSRPAPDLGHTAEAFQPPAVLIPEDWDLQVAAPGEGAEPAAQPTVAGALNALAPPTARALLAGLRLEDKPLSMPEPGPELVGALAQALRLALQGAFELRQELDAVERRASRGRRPATAPRIAGEEGVPGYLRALLRAADEPERDRLLFALHDFIAGMRGRLVGTASCLEQASRAVVEQFAPEKLCGRYRLQRRRARGLRRLGGYLGGLWNPAGARWRHYRRWYAAQQAQGHRAVRQLLEKKFIALYAERAKGPAAPARR, from the coding sequence ATGCAGATCAAACTGAGCCTCACGGGCGCGTCCGCGTCCATCTCCGGCGCGCCGGAAAACAACCACGTCTTCGATGAGCGGGGCGGTGTCATCGGCCGCGAGCCGGGCTTCGGCTGGACGCTGCCCTGTGCGCGCAAGCTGGTGTCGCGCAAGCACGCGGTGGTCAGCCTGGAAGCGGATACCTTCTACCTCTACGACGGCAGCACCAACGGCGTGTTCCACAACGGCGCCGCGCAGCCGATAGGCACGGGGGGGCGGGTGGCCTTGGCCGTAGGCGACGAGTTGCGCATCGGTGAGTACACCATCGCGGTGGAATCAGCCGAGACCGCCGCCGAGGCGCTGGCAGAGTCTGCACCGGGGCCGGGAAGCGAGCCGCTGCCGCCGCCCGCCCCGTCGCCGACACCGACGGAGCAGGCCCTCGCGCCCGAGGCCTTCGCGGCTGAGCCCGCGCCCGATCCGGATTCCCGCCGCGAAGCCGCCAGCGGCCCCTTCCGATCCCGCCCGGCGCCCGATCTGGGCCACACGGCGGAGGCTTTTCAGCCCCCGGCCGTCCTGATCCCCGAAGACTGGGACTTGCAAGTAGCGGCGCCGGGAGAAGGCGCCGAGCCTGCCGCGCAACCCACCGTGGCCGGCGCGCTCAATGCCCTGGCGCCGCCCACGGCTCGGGCCCTGCTGGCCGGCCTGCGGCTGGAGGACAAGCCCCTATCGATGCCGGAGCCGGGTCCGGAGCTGGTGGGCGCCCTGGCCCAAGCCCTGCGCCTAGCCCTGCAGGGGGCCTTTGAACTGCGCCAGGAGCTCGATGCCGTGGAACGACGTGCCTCCCGGGGGCGTCGCCCGGCAACGGCCCCCCGAATCGCGGGCGAGGAGGGGGTGCCGGGCTATCTGCGCGCCTTGCTGCGGGCGGCCGATGAGCCGGAGCGGGACCGCCTGTTGTTCGCCCTGCATGACTTCATTGCCGGCATGCGCGGGCGCCTGGTCGGTACGGCCAGTTGTCTGGAGCAGGCATCCCGGGCGGTGGTGGAGCAATTCGCGCCGGAGAAGTTGTGCGGGCGTTACCGCCTGCAGCGGCGCAGAGCGCGCGGGCTGCGCCGGCTCGGCGGCTATCTGGGGGGCCTGTGGAACCCGGCCGGTGCCCGCTGGCGGCATTACCGCCGCTGGTACGCCGCACAGCAGGCGCAAGGCCATCGTGCAGTGCGGCAATTGCTTGAAAAGAAATTTATCGCCCTATACGCTGAACGCGCCAAGGGGCCGGCAGCGCCCGCCCGTCGCTAA
- a CDS encoding serine/threonine-protein kinase — MEALTTGEALACPAASPTELAALAPPLPCDLVLAGRYRLCERLASGATSHVYRAEDLLSRALSGREAPVALKVYTGLRLAGRDLAPRLALAELHTARRLQHPHILRIHDLGWEPPVCFLSMEYIAGETLARRLQRSPAGGLPAGLARGIALALAAAVDAAHEVGIVHGDIKPANVLLGDCGEIKLIDFAGARDRDAGRDERACLSYSARYASPALLAGAAPGPRDDYYALACLIYQLFAGALPYGTRDALQGLRVGMRPQRPPGMGRRGWRVLQGVLAQRADREGATAWVRRVL; from the coding sequence ATGGAAGCACTGACCACCGGGGAGGCCCTCGCCTGCCCCGCCGCATCGCCTACCGAGCTCGCCGCCCTGGCACCACCCCTGCCCTGCGATCTGGTGCTGGCCGGACGCTACCGGCTGTGCGAGCGACTGGCCAGCGGCGCCACCAGCCATGTGTACCGCGCGGAAGACCTGCTGAGCCGCGCGCTCAGCGGCCGGGAAGCCCCCGTGGCGCTGAAGGTTTACACCGGGCTGCGCCTGGCGGGGCGCGACCTGGCCCCCAGGCTTGCCTTGGCCGAACTGCACACCGCCCGGCGGCTGCAGCACCCGCACATCCTGCGCATTCACGATCTAGGCTGGGAGCCGCCGGTATGCTTTCTGAGCATGGAGTACATCGCCGGCGAGACCCTGGCCCGGCGTTTGCAGCGCAGCCCCGCGGGCGGCCTGCCGGCGGGGCTGGCCCGGGGCATCGCCCTGGCGCTGGCGGCCGCGGTGGATGCCGCCCATGAAGTCGGCATCGTGCACGGCGATATCAAGCCGGCCAATGTGCTGCTGGGGGACTGTGGCGAGATCAAGCTGATCGACTTCGCCGGGGCCCGCGACCGCGACGCCGGCCGCGACGAACGCGCCTGTCTGTCCTACTCCGCCCGCTACGCCAGCCCGGCGCTACTAGCGGGTGCCGCCCCTGGTCCGCGGGACGATTACTACGCGCTGGCCTGCCTGATCTACCAACTGTTCGCGGGCGCCCTGCCCTACGGCACTAGAGATGCGCTGCAGGGCCTGCGCGTAGGCATGCGGCCACAGCGTCCGCCGGGAATGGGCCGGCGGGGATGGCGAGTTCTGCAAGGCGTGCTGGCACAACGGGCGGACCGGGAAGGCGCCACGGCCTGGGTGCGCCGTGTACTGTAG
- a CDS encoding quinone-dependent dihydroorotate dehydrogenase produces the protein MYALLRPLLFRLEAEKAHHLTLTLLQRAAALGLIGGERPHLPCRVMGLDFPNPVGLAAGLDKNGEYITALARLGFGFIEIGTVTPRPQPGNPRPRLFRCPREQAVINRMGFNNKGVDYLVEQVRAARFQGVLGINIGKNFDTPVERAVDDYLIGLEKVYPHAGYVVVNVSSPNTPGLRDLQHGKLLDELLDRLREAQARLAQRHGRYVPLVMKIAPDMDAEQLADFAQRLRAYQVDGLAATNTTLSRDGVEQCAAAAEPGGLSGKPLLTRSTEVLRQLAQLLEGAVPLIGIGGIVDGSGAALKMRAGAQLVQLYSGLVYRGPALVRESVEAIRAAG, from the coding sequence ATGTACGCCTTGCTGCGCCCGCTGCTGTTCCGCCTGGAGGCGGAGAAAGCCCACCATCTGACGCTCACCCTGCTGCAGCGCGCGGCCGCGCTGGGCCTGATCGGTGGCGAGCGCCCGCACTTGCCATGCCGCGTCATGGGGCTGGATTTCCCCAACCCCGTGGGGCTGGCGGCGGGCCTGGACAAGAACGGTGAGTACATCACGGCGCTCGCTCGACTCGGCTTCGGCTTCATCGAGATCGGCACGGTCACGCCCCGGCCCCAGCCGGGCAACCCCCGGCCGCGGCTGTTCCGCTGTCCGCGCGAGCAGGCGGTGATCAACCGCATGGGTTTCAACAACAAGGGCGTGGATTACCTGGTGGAGCAGGTGCGCGCGGCGCGCTTCCAGGGTGTGCTGGGGATCAATATCGGCAAGAATTTCGACACCCCCGTGGAGCGGGCGGTGGACGATTATCTGATCGGCCTGGAGAAAGTCTACCCTCACGCCGGTTACGTGGTGGTGAATGTCTCTTCGCCGAACACCCCGGGGCTGCGGGATTTGCAGCACGGGAAGCTGCTTGACGAGTTGCTTGACCGACTGCGCGAGGCCCAGGCGCGGCTCGCCCAGCGGCACGGCCGTTACGTGCCCCTGGTGATGAAGATCGCGCCGGATATGGACGCCGAGCAGCTGGCGGATTTCGCCCAACGCCTGCGGGCCTACCAGGTGGACGGTCTGGCCGCCACCAACACCACGCTCTCTCGCGATGGCGTCGAGCAGTGCGCCGCCGCCGCCGAGCCGGGGGGCTTGAGCGGCAAGCCGCTGCTGACACGCTCCACGGAGGTGCTGCGCCAGTTGGCGCAGCTGCTGGAAGGGGCGGTGCCCTTGATCGGCATTGGCGGTATCGTCGACGGCTCCGGGGCGGCGCTGAAGATGCGCGCCGGCGCCCAGCTGGTGCAGCTCTACAGTGGCCTGGTCTATCGCGGCCCGGCGCTGGTGCGCGAGAGCGTGGAAGCCATCCGCGCCGCCGGTTAG
- a CDS encoding ParA family protein has translation MKRVIFNQKGGVGKSSITCNLAAISAAQGLRTLVVDLDPQGNSSQYLLGNDTDELPDIITDFFEQMLSFRLNEKPVHEFIHETPFENLHLMPANRELENLQGKLESRYKIYKLRDALAQLEEDYDRVYVDTPPALNFFTRSALIAADRCLIPFDCDDFSRRALYELIYNVREIREDHNRDLEVEGIIVNQYQARASLPRQVVEELREEGLPVIDAYLSSSVKIRESHQCHKPLIHLAPRHKLTTEFQALHDKLA, from the coding sequence ATGAAACGGGTGATCTTCAACCAGAAAGGCGGGGTGGGAAAATCTTCCATCACCTGCAATCTGGCCGCCATCAGCGCCGCCCAGGGGCTGCGCACCCTGGTGGTGGACCTGGACCCCCAGGGCAATTCCAGCCAGTACCTGCTGGGCAACGACACCGACGAATTGCCCGACATCATCACGGATTTCTTCGAGCAGATGCTCAGTTTCCGGCTCAACGAGAAGCCGGTGCATGAATTCATCCATGAGACCCCCTTCGAGAACCTGCACCTGATGCCCGCCAACCGTGAGCTGGAAAACCTGCAGGGCAAGCTGGAATCCCGCTACAAGATCTACAAGCTGCGCGACGCGTTGGCGCAGCTGGAAGAGGACTACGACCGGGTCTACGTGGACACGCCACCGGCGCTGAACTTCTTCACTCGTTCGGCGCTGATCGCCGCCGACCGCTGCCTGATCCCCTTCGATTGCGACGACTTTTCCCGCCGCGCCCTGTACGAGCTGATCTACAACGTGCGCGAGATCCGGGAAGATCACAACCGTGACCTGGAAGTGGAAGGCATCATCGTCAACCAGTATCAGGCCCGCGCGTCCCTGCCCCGCCAGGTGGTGGAAGAATTGCGCGAGGAAGGTTTGCCGGTGATCGACGCCTATCTCTCCTCGTCGGTGAAGATCCGCGAATCACACCAGTGCCACAAGCCGCTGATCCATCTGGCGCCGCGGCACAAGCTCACCACGGAATTCCAGGCGCTGCACGACAAGCTCGCCTGA
- a CDS encoding VWA domain-containing protein yields MALRPVLIALMLLLAPSLAAHAADEVRVLIDVSGSMKRTDPNNLRAPALRLLVGLLPADSRAGVWTFGQYVNNTVPEGAVDRAWRAQAQRAAGAIHSRGLFTDIGAALDRATRDWQEPDPDTRRSIILLSDGMVDVSKEPGANDRARRRLLKQTLPALQRAGINVHTIALSTEADAALLERLATGTGASFEQTDSAERLQRLFLRLFERAVARDSLPLDDNRFTVDDSISELTLLAFRDPAGEPVRLLPPGGVEYSHQQHPPHVRWHRENGYELVTVDKPAAGEWRLLAQLDPDNRVMIVTDLQLQTSELPNNLLAGEKLPLKASLTEDGKIIDRQEFLEVIALRVEQHGEDGTPPRQWRLSDNGLGHDRRAGDGVFELQLDESLSQGAHRLSVLVDGRTFQRQKNHTVRVYASPLSVERDALPGGEGWRLDLRRAVDWVDAESLRIGANLRLPEGGAEQLDARRQGPEHWQLEVRGLMPGLSYPLTLEVAGRTEDGREFRVQLDTIELRGPAAQDTPAEPPAEPTPDEPHTEENTPEAPDDEGGINWLFVGAVVVVGNLALFGIIGIIVHMLRQRRMAMPSVGEDEEAPEAPSDDGSKD; encoded by the coding sequence ATGGCTCTGAGGCCTGTGCTGATTGCCTTGATGCTGCTGCTCGCACCGAGCCTCGCGGCCCACGCCGCCGACGAGGTGCGGGTGCTGATCGATGTTTCCGGCAGCATGAAGCGCACCGATCCGAACAATCTGCGGGCCCCCGCCCTGCGCCTGCTGGTAGGGCTGCTGCCCGCCGACAGCCGCGCCGGCGTGTGGACCTTTGGCCAGTATGTGAACAACACCGTGCCGGAGGGCGCGGTGGACCGGGCCTGGCGCGCGCAAGCCCAGCGCGCCGCCGGCGCAATCCACTCCCGAGGGCTTTTCACCGACATCGGCGCGGCCCTGGACCGGGCCACCCGCGACTGGCAGGAACCCGACCCGGACACCCGACGCAGCATCATCCTGCTGAGCGACGGCATGGTGGATGTCTCCAAGGAACCCGGCGCCAATGATCGGGCTCGGCGGAGGTTGCTGAAACAGACTCTCCCCGCGCTGCAGCGCGCCGGCATCAATGTTCACACCATCGCCCTGTCCACGGAGGCGGACGCGGCGCTGCTGGAGCGGCTCGCCACCGGCACCGGCGCGAGCTTCGAGCAGACCGACAGCGCCGAGCGCTTGCAGCGACTGTTCCTGCGGCTTTTCGAGCGGGCCGTGGCGCGGGACAGTCTGCCGCTGGACGACAACCGCTTCACCGTGGACGACAGCATCAGCGAGCTCACCCTGCTCGCCTTCCGCGACCCGGCCGGCGAGCCGGTGCGCCTGCTGCCCCCCGGTGGCGTGGAATACAGCCACCAGCAACACCCGCCCCATGTACGCTGGCACCGCGAGAACGGCTACGAGCTGGTCACGGTGGACAAGCCCGCCGCCGGCGAATGGCGCCTGCTGGCCCAGCTCGATCCGGACAACCGGGTGATGATCGTCACCGACCTACAGCTGCAGACCAGCGAGCTGCCGAACAATTTGCTCGCCGGGGAGAAGCTCCCCTTGAAAGCCAGCCTCACCGAGGACGGCAAGATCATAGACCGCCAGGAGTTCCTGGAGGTGATCGCCCTGCGCGTCGAGCAACATGGCGAGGACGGTACGCCGCCGCGCCAGTGGCGCCTGAGCGACAACGGCCTGGGACATGATCGGCGCGCCGGCGACGGGGTGTTCGAACTGCAGCTGGACGAGAGCCTCAGCCAGGGCGCACACCGGCTCAGCGTGCTGGTGGACGGCCGCACCTTCCAGCGCCAGAAAAACCATACGGTTCGGGTCTACGCCTCGCCGCTCAGCGTGGAGCGGGACGCGCTGCCCGGCGGCGAGGGCTGGCGGCTGGACCTGCGCCGCGCGGTGGACTGGGTGGACGCGGAATCCCTGCGCATCGGCGCGAACCTGCGCCTGCCCGAAGGCGGCGCCGAGCAGCTGGACGCCCGCCGCCAGGGCCCGGAGCACTGGCAGCTGGAAGTCCGCGGCCTGATGCCGGGGCTGAGTTACCCGCTCACCCTGGAGGTGGCCGGGCGCACGGAGGACGGTCGAGAGTTTCGGGTGCAACTGGACACGATCGAACTGCGCGGCCCCGCCGCCCAGGACACTCCGGCGGAACCCCCCGCTGAGCCAACACCCGACGAACCGCACACCGAAGAGAATACGCCCGAGGCGCCCGACGACGAGGGCGGCATCAACTGGCTGTTCGTGGGCGCGGTGGTGGTCGTGGGCAACCTCGCCCTGTTCGGTATCATTGGCATCATCGTCCACATGCTGCGCCAGCGCCGCATGGCCATGCCCAGCGTGGGTGAGGACGAGGAAGCCCCGGAAGCGCCGTCCGACGACGGCTCCAAAGACTGA
- a CDS encoding PilZ domain-containing protein, with product MSDERRSYFRVRDTVCLQVEPVPAHAVKGLVEQLQEPAPDAFYLASEFNLIRQETAVLQRQLSGQPTALRRYLETLDRKLDRVCEVLLVQSVAGGSARRVEVDISADGLGFEWPVAYPEGAHLDLRIVLLSTGGGVRVLGKVRRCRACPDGGHRIGVAFEHLREADREMLVQHGLRRQASMLRSRHEEDA from the coding sequence ATGAGCGATGAGCGGCGTAGCTATTTCCGAGTGCGGGACACGGTCTGCCTGCAGGTGGAGCCGGTGCCCGCCCACGCGGTGAAGGGCCTGGTCGAGCAGCTGCAGGAGCCGGCCCCGGATGCCTTCTATCTGGCCTCCGAATTCAACCTGATCCGCCAGGAAACGGCCGTGCTGCAGCGCCAGTTGAGCGGCCAGCCCACGGCCCTGCGGCGTTATCTGGAAACCCTGGATCGCAAGCTGGACCGGGTCTGCGAGGTGCTGCTGGTGCAGTCCGTCGCCGGCGGTTCAGCCCGTCGGGTGGAAGTGGACATCAGCGCCGACGGCCTGGGCTTCGAGTGGCCGGTGGCCTACCCGGAAGGCGCGCATCTGGATCTGCGCATCGTGTTGCTGTCCACCGGCGGCGGTGTGCGCGTGCTGGGGAAGGTGAGACGCTGCCGGGCTTGTCCGGATGGCGGTCACCGTATCGGTGTTGCCTTCGAGCATCTGCGCGAGGCGGACCGGGAGATGTTGGTGCAGCATGGGCTGCGCCGCCAGGCGAGCATGCTGCGCAGCCGCCACGAGGAAGACGCTTAG
- the tssL gene encoding type VI secretion system protein TssL, long form, which yields MARRKKNKAAGAPAWMSTFADLSTLLLCFFVLLLSFSEMDIQRYKMVMGSMRDAFGVQREVTAEESPLGTSFVAQKFSPGPPQPTPLAMVRQQVAPQPQQYQEIVREGEPSSADQHQGTDGAPRMPDSVEGDAQVAREAARIRESLSQEVQQGLVEVEAGERVVTIRIREQGSFPSGQAELIRPFVPVIRKIARAVESTPGQVVVAGHTDNVPIRTDRFRSNWELSAARAVTVTHYLLEESEPFDEARITVVGHADTRPLVPNDSWDNRARNRRVEIRIVKGKPVESESSADELSGGRVDER from the coding sequence ATGGCGCGGCGCAAGAAGAACAAGGCGGCCGGTGCGCCGGCCTGGATGAGCACCTTCGCCGATCTGTCGACCCTGCTGCTGTGCTTCTTCGTCCTGCTGCTGTCCTTCTCCGAGATGGACATCCAGCGCTACAAGATGGTCATGGGCAGCATGCGTGACGCCTTTGGCGTGCAGCGGGAGGTTACCGCCGAGGAAAGCCCCCTGGGGACGAGCTTCGTGGCCCAGAAGTTCTCCCCCGGCCCACCGCAGCCCACGCCGCTGGCGATGGTGCGCCAGCAGGTCGCACCCCAGCCCCAGCAGTATCAGGAGATCGTGCGCGAGGGCGAACCCTCCAGTGCCGATCAGCACCAGGGTACCGATGGCGCGCCGCGCATGCCCGATTCGGTGGAGGGCGACGCGCAGGTGGCCCGGGAGGCGGCTCGCATCCGGGAGTCCCTCTCCCAGGAGGTGCAGCAGGGGCTGGTGGAGGTTGAGGCCGGCGAGCGGGTGGTGACCATCCGTATCCGCGAGCAGGGCTCTTTCCCCTCGGGGCAGGCGGAGTTGATTCGCCCCTTCGTGCCGGTGATCCGGAAGATCGCCCGGGCGGTGGAGAGCACACCCGGCCAGGTGGTGGTGGCGGGGCACACGGACAATGTGCCCATACGCACAGACCGGTTCCGCTCCAACTGGGAATTGTCCGCGGCCCGGGCGGTAACGGTGACCCACTACCTGCTGGAGGAGAGCGAGCCATTTGACGAAGCGCGGATCACGGTGGTCGGGCATGCCGATACCCGCCCCCTGGTGCCCAACGACAGCTGGGATAACCGGGCGCGCAATCGCCGGGTGGAGATCCGCATCGTCAAGGGCAAGCCTGTGGAGAGCGAGAGCAGCGCAGACGAACTGAGCGGAGGCCGGGTTGATGAGCGATGA